The following proteins come from a genomic window of Sulfitobacter indolifex:
- a CDS encoding DUF2834 domain-containing protein, giving the protein MSPLRMLYLALAVWGTIHPMYYFITWFNTEGWSLSAMIDAWHANAAASGLVWDLTIAAVTLTIWIIAEVAVRRNFLSLIAIPATFCIGVSCGLPLYLFLRTAPIK; this is encoded by the coding sequence ATGTCACCGCTGCGCATGCTCTACCTCGCCCTTGCGGTCTGGGGCACGATCCATCCAATGTATTACTTCATCACGTGGTTCAACACCGAAGGCTGGAGCCTGAGTGCCATGATTGATGCGTGGCACGCCAATGCCGCCGCCAGCGGGCTGGTTTGGGATTTGACCATCGCTGCCGTCACATTAACCATCTGGATCATCGCCGAGGTCGCCGTGCGCCGGAATTTCCTCAGCTTGATTGCCATTCCCGCCACGTTCTGTATTGGGGTGAGCTGTGGCCTGCCGCTCTATCTGTTCCTGCGGACAGCGCCGATCAAATAG
- the argH gene encoding argininosuccinate lyase translates to MTDTTSNKMWGGRFAAGPDAIMEAINASIGFDKRMAAQDIAGSRAHAAMLAATGILTDSDAEAIREGLLTILSEIEEGKFEFSAALEDIHMNVEARLKDLIGEPAGRLHTGRSRNDQVATDFKLWVRDQLDAADEGLQALIRALLSQAEAGADWVMPGFTHLQTAQPVTWGHHMMAYVEMFGRDLSRFRDARKRMNECPLGAAALAGTSFPIDRDMTAEALGFDRPAANSLDAVSDRDFALEFMGAASICAMHLSRFAEELVIWSSAQFRFVALSDRFSTGSSIMPQKKNPDAAELIRAKVGRIFGANTALMIVMKGLPLAYSKDMQEDKEQVFDAADNLMLALAAMTGMVGDMTAERENLAAAAGSGFSTATDLADWLVRVPNLPFRDAHHVTGTLVAMAEKQGCDLPDLTLEQMQSVHAEITQDIFDVLGVDNSVNSRMSYGGTAPAQVRAQVERWKEILK, encoded by the coding sequence ATGACCGACACGACCTCGAACAAAATGTGGGGTGGCCGTTTCGCCGCCGGACCGGACGCGATCATGGAGGCGATCAACGCCTCGATCGGGTTCGACAAACGGATGGCCGCACAAGACATCGCCGGGTCGCGTGCCCATGCCGCCATGCTGGCAGCCACGGGCATCCTGACTGATAGCGATGCCGAGGCCATACGGGAAGGGCTTCTCACGATCTTGTCAGAGATCGAAGAGGGCAAGTTTGAGTTCTCGGCAGCGCTTGAAGACATCCACATGAACGTCGAAGCGCGGCTCAAAGACTTGATCGGTGAGCCCGCAGGCCGTCTGCACACGGGCCGCTCGCGCAATGACCAAGTCGCCACCGATTTCAAGCTTTGGGTGCGTGACCAGTTGGACGCCGCCGATGAGGGTCTGCAAGCGCTGATCCGCGCGCTTTTGTCTCAGGCCGAAGCGGGCGCGGATTGGGTCATGCCCGGTTTCACTCACCTGCAAACCGCGCAGCCCGTCACATGGGGCCATCACATGATGGCCTATGTTGAGATGTTTGGCCGCGATCTGTCGCGCTTCCGCGATGCCCGCAAGCGGATGAACGAATGCCCGCTGGGCGCTGCCGCCTTGGCTGGCACGTCCTTCCCGATTGACCGGGACATGACGGCCGAAGCGCTTGGCTTTGACCGCCCCGCCGCCAACAGCCTTGATGCCGTAAGCGACCGCGACTTTGCGCTGGAGTTCATGGGCGCGGCCAGCATCTGCGCCATGCACCTGTCGCGCTTTGCCGAAGAACTGGTGATCTGGTCCTCGGCGCAGTTCCGTTTCGTGGCGCTGTCGGACCGCTTCTCGACCGGCTCCAGCATCATGCCGCAAAAGAAAAACCCCGATGCCGCCGAGTTGATCCGCGCCAAAGTGGGCCGCATCTTTGGCGCGAACACCGCGCTGATGATCGTGATGAAGGGGCTGCCGCTGGCCTATTCCAAGGACATGCAGGAAGACAAAGAACAGGTCTTTGACGCCGCCGACAACCTGATGCTGGCGCTCGCCGCGATGACCGGGATGGTGGGTGACATGACCGCCGAGCGCGAGAACCTCGCTGCTGCTGCGGGCTCGGGTTTCTCCACCGCCACCGATCTGGCCGACTGGCTGGTGCGGGTGCCGAACCTGCCGTTCCGCGACGCGCATCACGTGACCGGCACGCTGGTCGCTATGGCCGAGAAGCAGGGCTGCGATCTGCCCGACCTTACGCTGGAGCAGATGCAATCGGTCCACGCTGAGATCACGCAAGATATTTTTGATGTGCTCGGCGTCGATAACTCGGTAAACTCGCGCATGTCCTACGGCGGCACCGCCCCTGCGCAGGTGCGTGCCCAAGTTGAGCGCTGGAAGGAAATCCTGAAGTGA
- a CDS encoding TlpA family protein disulfide reductase — translation MKNLVLGFVYTLLVAGANPALAGTADIAGLRDGDMKKLVIHDAPQAASDVTFEREDNGEAMSLTDFEGKVVLVNFWATWCAPCRKEMPQLNALQKEFGGDDFQVLTIATGRNSEEGIKRFFEEAGVDRLPRHQDPKQKLASQMGIFGLPISVLLDREGREIARLQGDAEWDSESARAIIAALIKEDAEG, via the coding sequence ATGAAAAATCTGGTGCTTGGCTTCGTTTATACGCTGCTTGTCGCAGGTGCAAACCCCGCCCTTGCCGGAACGGCTGACATCGCAGGGCTGCGCGACGGGGACATGAAGAAACTCGTGATCCACGATGCGCCGCAGGCGGCGTCCGACGTGACCTTTGAGCGTGAGGATAATGGCGAGGCGATGTCGCTGACGGATTTCGAAGGCAAAGTTGTGCTGGTGAACTTCTGGGCCACTTGGTGCGCGCCTTGCCGCAAGGAAATGCCGCAACTGAACGCGCTACAAAAGGAATTTGGTGGTGATGATTTTCAAGTGCTGACCATCGCCACGGGCCGCAATTCCGAGGAAGGGATCAAACGTTTCTTTGAAGAAGCAGGCGTCGACAGACTGCCGCGCCACCAAGACCCAAAACAAAAGCTCGCCAGTCAAATGGGCATATTCGGCCTGCCGATCAGCGTGCTTTTGGACCGTGAGGGTCGCGAGATAGCGCGCTTGCAAGGCGACGCGGAATGGGATTCCGAAAGCGCCCGAGCGATCATCGCGGCCCTGATTAAAGAAGACGCCGAGGGCTAA
- a CDS encoding Hint domain-containing protein has product MKTGFRGTFVISWSQTEIDGLEAAPVQSLELGSAWAWRGDTIRVDGPNDVLRLDMADGAEQLRKRAARMVQRLIGAALEEGGVMPPKTSREDHTAPPLDNSFMVTNGARTYTVTLIDAGQGRTPLLMFVDELPPRDCELWVMHSTLKLTRNAQSGAESGGVICFTPGTRIRTPLGSTLIEDLREGDLIQTKDNGAQPLEWIGSRRMSGARLHAMPHLRPVRFRPGALGIAQPDASLLVSPDHRIVLQGPQARDLFNCDEVLVAAKDLINGRSVASDMSLREVTYIHVLLAEHQVMWANGVETESFHPAAAPLTSLGAQDRARLLAAHPQLEADPHSYGGFARRNLSTSEAAILRHVA; this is encoded by the coding sequence ATGAAAACGGGCTTTCGAGGCACGTTCGTCATCAGCTGGTCGCAAACAGAGATCGACGGTCTGGAGGCCGCACCGGTGCAGTCGCTCGAACTGGGCTCTGCCTGGGCGTGGCGCGGGGACACTATCCGCGTGGATGGGCCGAATGATGTATTGCGTCTGGATATGGCGGACGGGGCAGAACAGCTGCGCAAACGCGCGGCCCGCATGGTGCAACGCCTGATCGGCGCGGCGTTGGAGGAGGGGGGCGTGATGCCACCCAAAACTTCGCGTGAAGACCATACCGCCCCACCGCTCGACAACAGTTTTATGGTTACCAATGGCGCGCGGACCTACACGGTTACGCTGATCGATGCAGGCCAAGGCCGGACGCCGCTGTTGATGTTTGTCGATGAATTGCCGCCGCGTGATTGCGAGCTTTGGGTGATGCACAGCACGCTTAAACTGACGCGCAATGCGCAGTCAGGGGCGGAGAGCGGTGGTGTCATCTGCTTTACCCCCGGCACCCGCATCCGCACGCCCCTGGGCAGCACCTTGATTGAAGATCTGCGTGAGGGCGATCTGATCCAAACCAAAGACAACGGCGCGCAGCCGCTCGAATGGATCGGCAGCCGCCGCATGAGCGGCGCACGGCTGCATGCCATGCCACATCTACGCCCCGTACGGTTCCGCCCCGGCGCGTTAGGGATCGCGCAGCCCGACGCTTCGCTGCTGGTCTCACCGGATCACCGGATCGTGCTGCAAGGCCCGCAGGCCCGCGACCTGTTTAACTGTGACGAAGTGCTGGTCGCGGCCAAGGACTTAATCAACGGGCGCAGCGTGGCCAGCGATATGTCCCTGCGCGAGGTGACCTATATCCATGTGCTGCTGGCCGAACATCAGGTGATGTGGGCCAATGGGGTGGAGACCGAAAGCTTCCATCCCGCCGCGGCCCCGCTCACCAGCCTTGGCGCGCAGGACCGGGCACGGCTGCTGGCGGCACATCCGCAGTTGGAGGCTGATCCGCACAGTTATGGTGGCTTCGCACGTCGCAATCTGAGCACCTCAGAGGCAGCGATCCTGCGGCATGTGGCGTAA
- a CDS encoding winged helix DNA-binding protein, translating into MSEEIPPTPSRRIVSSRHLAEGEGWEASELEYGMIIAYNAFTRWMSRCMAAAGNGDLTPLEILVLHNANHRGREKRLTDICFLLNIEDTHTVNYALRKLVKAELLTAEKRGKEVFYRTSPAGAELCDAYRAIRQACFLDGLPRTDISGEELRKIAAQLRAMSGQYDQASRAAASL; encoded by the coding sequence ATGTCGGAAGAAATTCCCCCCACCCCGTCGCGCCGGATCGTCTCTTCGCGGCATTTGGCCGAGGGCGAAGGCTGGGAGGCGTCCGAGCTCGAATACGGGATGATCATCGCCTATAACGCCTTCACCCGCTGGATGTCGCGCTGCATGGCGGCGGCGGGCAATGGCGACCTGACGCCCTTGGAAATCCTCGTGCTGCACAATGCCAACCACCGGGGCCGGGAGAAGCGGCTGACGGATATCTGTTTTCTGCTCAATATCGAAGATACGCACACGGTGAACTACGCGCTGCGCAAACTGGTGAAGGCTGAACTGCTGACTGCCGAAAAGCGCGGTAAGGAGGTGTTCTACCGCACCTCGCCCGCCGGGGCCGAGCTTTGTGACGCGTATCGCGCAATCCGGCAGGCTTGCTTCCTCGACGGGTTGCCGCGCACCGATATCTCGGGCGAGGAGCTGCGCAAAATCGCGGCTCAACTGCGGGCGATGTCGGGGCAATATGACCAAGCGAGCCGCGCGGCGGCCTCGCTGTAG
- the gap gene encoding type I glyceraldehyde-3-phosphate dehydrogenase: MTTKIAINGFGRIGRCVLRALIENGFDGIEVVAINDLTDAENLLHLLKYDSVHGRLTVDAELKDGILHVAGQSIRMTAERDPAKLPWGDVDVAYECTGFFTARDAAAKHLENGSKRVLISAPGKGVDRTVVYGVNHQELTAGDLIVSNASCTTNCLAPVAKVLDDTFGIETGYMTTIHAYTGDQPTHDSPHRDPYRGRAAALSMVPTSTGAAAAISEVIPHLRGVLEGSAVRVPTANVSLVDLCIMPKKPATAEAVNAAMQEAANGAMKGVLAYEPAPLVSTDFNHDPHSSTLAPDQTRVTEGGMIRVVSWYDNEWGFSNRMNDTARAIAALI, encoded by the coding sequence ATGACCACAAAAATCGCCATCAACGGCTTTGGCCGCATCGGACGCTGCGTGCTGCGCGCGCTGATCGAAAACGGCTTTGACGGGATCGAAGTCGTTGCCATCAACGATCTGACCGATGCCGAGAACCTGCTGCATCTGCTGAAATACGACTCTGTCCATGGCCGGCTGACCGTGGATGCCGAGTTGAAAGACGGCATCCTGCATGTGGCAGGCCAAAGCATCCGTATGACGGCAGAGCGTGATCCGGCCAAGCTGCCTTGGGGCGACGTTGACGTAGCCTATGAGTGCACCGGCTTTTTCACTGCGCGCGATGCGGCGGCGAAACATTTGGAAAACGGCAGCAAGCGCGTGCTAATTTCGGCCCCCGGCAAGGGTGTAGACCGCACCGTGGTTTACGGCGTGAACCATCAGGAATTGACCGCCGGTGACCTGATCGTCTCCAACGCGTCTTGCACCACCAACTGCCTCGCCCCCGTGGCCAAGGTGCTTGATGATACCTTCGGGATCGAGACTGGCTATATGACCACGATTCATGCCTACACCGGCGACCAGCCGACCCATGACAGCCCGCACCGCGACCCGTATCGTGGCCGCGCCGCCGCCCTGTCGATGGTGCCGACCTCAACAGGTGCTGCTGCCGCGATTTCTGAGGTGATCCCGCATCTTAGAGGGGTTCTTGAAGGCTCCGCCGTGCGGGTGCCGACGGCCAATGTCTCGCTCGTTGATCTGTGCATTATGCCCAAGAAACCCGCCACGGCAGAGGCTGTGAACGCGGCGATGCAAGAAGCGGCCAACGGCGCGATGAAAGGCGTGTTGGCCTATGAGCCCGCGCCGCTGGTCTCAACCGATTTCAATCACGACCCGCATTCCTCGACCCTCGCGCCCGACCAGACCCGCGTGACCGAAGGCGGCATGATCCGCGTGGTCAGCTGGTACGACAATGAATGGGGCTTCTCGAACCGTATGAACGACACGGCCCGCGCGATTGCCGCGTTGATCTAA
- a CDS encoding amidohydrolase family protein, which yields MFDIIIKGGTLPDGRTTDIGIKGDKITAIEDLSTTEARETIDASGDLVSPPFVDPHFHMDATLSYGTPRINASGTLLEGIGLWGELKEVMTQEEVKARALEYCDWAASLGLLAIRSHVDTCDDRLLGVEALLDVRETVKDYIDLQLVAFPQDGLYRDPTAHENTIRALDMGVDVVGGIPHFERTMADGARSVTALCELAAERGLMVDLHCDETDDPHSRHIETLAYETQRLGLQGRVAGSHLTSMHSMDNYYVSKLLPLMAEAEVAAIPNPLINITLQGRHDTYPKRRGLTRVKEMQAMGINVGWGQDCVMDPWYSMGTGDMLDVAFMGLHVAQMTSPEEMRRCFDMVTNVNARIMGLQDYGLKVGAKASLVVLDAGNPIEALRLRPDRLCVVAKGRVISRQSRNDARLSLPGRPDSVRRRHGAHS from the coding sequence ATGTTCGACATTATCATCAAAGGCGGCACACTCCCCGACGGCCGCACCACCGACATCGGCATCAAGGGCGACAAGATCACCGCCATCGAAGACCTCTCCACCACTGAGGCCCGCGAAACCATCGACGCCAGCGGAGACCTCGTCAGCCCGCCCTTCGTCGACCCGCATTTCCACATGGACGCCACGCTCAGCTACGGCACCCCGCGCATCAATGCGTCAGGCACCCTCCTTGAAGGCATCGGCCTCTGGGGCGAGCTCAAAGAGGTCATGACCCAAGAAGAGGTCAAAGCCCGCGCGCTGGAATACTGCGACTGGGCCGCCTCGCTCGGCCTTCTGGCGATCCGCAGCCATGTCGACACCTGCGACGACCGCTTGCTTGGCGTCGAAGCCCTCCTCGACGTGCGCGAAACCGTCAAGGACTACATCGACTTGCAACTTGTCGCCTTCCCCCAAGACGGCCTCTACCGCGACCCCACGGCGCATGAGAACACCATCCGCGCCCTCGATATGGGCGTCGACGTGGTCGGCGGCATTCCGCATTTCGAGCGCACCATGGCGGACGGCGCCCGTTCCGTCACCGCACTCTGCGAACTCGCCGCCGAACGCGGTCTGATGGTTGACCTGCATTGCGATGAAACCGACGACCCTCATTCGCGTCATATTGAAACGTTGGCCTATGAAACGCAGCGGCTCGGCCTTCAGGGCCGGGTGGCTGGCTCGCACCTCACGTCGATGCATTCGATGGACAACTACTACGTCTCGAAACTGCTGCCGCTGATGGCCGAAGCTGAGGTCGCCGCGATCCCCAACCCGCTGATCAACATCACCCTCCAAGGCCGCCACGATACCTACCCCAAACGCCGCGGCCTCACCCGCGTGAAAGAGATGCAGGCCATGGGCATTAACGTCGGTTGGGGGCAGGATTGCGTGATGGACCCGTGGTATTCCATGGGGACGGGCGACATGCTCGACGTGGCCTTCATGGGGCTGCATGTGGCGCAGATGACTTCGCCCGAAGAGATGCGCCGCTGCTTTGACATGGTGACCAACGTCAACGCGCGGATCATGGGGCTGCAAGACTACGGCCTAAAAGTCGGGGCCAAAGCCTCGCTGGTGGTGCTCGACGCGGGCAATCCGATCGAAGCGCTGCGCCTGCGGCCTGACCGGCTTTGCGTGGTGGCCAAAGGCCGCGTGATCTCACGCCAATCGCGCAACGATGCGCGGTTGAGCCTGCCGGGACGCCCCGACAGCGTGCGCCGCCGTCATGGCGCGCATTCGTAA
- a CDS encoding ABC transporter permease: MDILDILLQASFWTAAIRIASPLIFAALGELICERAGVLNLGIEGIMVVGAFAGWLTVYLGGGLWFGVAVAMLSGMAFGLVHGVLTVPFGLSQHVVGLGITLLATSLTYYCYRLALPEVTSPPKIEAFQPFEIPLLSDIPVIGPALFNQTPLTYLAFVLVVAVTLVLYRTPLGLALRAAGENPAAVEAQGLSVSAIRIGAVMVGSGFMAVGGAFLTMSAFNSFFFEMVNGRGWICIALVVFGSWKPGKTLLGAVLFAAFDALQIRVQQTPLGADIPYQIFLMAPYILSILALVVMSRRAQVPAALMVPFNKGER; the protein is encoded by the coding sequence ATGGATATTCTCGACATTCTCCTACAGGCGAGCTTCTGGACCGCCGCCATCCGCATCGCGTCGCCGCTGATATTTGCCGCTTTGGGCGAGTTGATCTGCGAGCGGGCAGGGGTGCTGAACCTCGGCATCGAAGGCATCATGGTCGTCGGCGCTTTCGCGGGCTGGCTCACCGTTTACCTCGGTGGCGGTCTGTGGTTCGGGGTTGCGGTGGCGATGCTCTCGGGCATGGCATTCGGCTTGGTGCATGGCGTGCTGACGGTGCCCTTCGGCCTCAGCCAACATGTCGTCGGCCTCGGCATCACGCTGCTGGCGACCTCGCTGACCTACTACTGCTACCGCCTCGCGCTGCCCGAGGTCACCTCGCCGCCCAAGATCGAGGCCTTCCAGCCGTTCGAAATCCCGCTGCTCTCCGACATCCCGGTCATTGGCCCCGCACTGTTTAACCAGACTCCACTCACATATCTCGCCTTCGTGCTGGTCGTCGCCGTAACACTGGTGCTCTACCGCACGCCGCTCGGCCTCGCCCTGCGTGCGGCGGGCGAGAACCCAGCGGCGGTGGAGGCACAGGGCCTCAGCGTGTCGGCCATCCGTATCGGTGCGGTCATGGTTGGCAGCGGGTTTATGGCCGTGGGCGGGGCGTTTTTGACTATGAGCGCCTTCAACTCGTTCTTTTTTGAGATGGTCAACGGGCGCGGCTGGATCTGCATCGCGTTGGTGGTTTTCGGCTCGTGGAAACCGGGCAAGACCCTGCTGGGCGCGGTGCTCTTTGCTGCCTTTGATGCGCTGCAAATTCGTGTGCAGCAAACGCCGCTTGGGGCGGATATTCCCTATCAGATATTCCTGATGGCGCCGTATATTCTGTCGATCCTAGCGCTTGTAGTTATGTCGCGTCGCGCGCAGGTACCCGCTGCCTTAATGGTGCCTTTCAACAAAGGTGAGCGCTGA
- a CDS encoding ABC transporter permease: protein MRLEPIANPTWTRSLGLPALALFATVVVASLLAMVAGAQPFSVLGLIVKGAFGSKFATLETLNRATPLIFTGLAVAVAFRAKLWNIGAEAQLYMGAVVTVVLGTGALAWPAFALLPTIAVAAMLGGALVLLVPTFLKTRFGVDEVVTTLLLNFVVLLWVSMLLEGSLKDPMGLGWPKSARLIGEARLPRMIDGLRLHWGFGLALISAIVVWVIQRRTTLGYEMRAVGLNPAAARFAGIPVNRVLIKTALLSGGLAALAGFSEVAGLKGSLTLDISPGFGYTGIIVAMLALLNPLGVVVAALFVAGIFVGADSMSRAAGVPTYLADIMLALALLAMVLAIMLTKFRVRRD, encoded by the coding sequence ATGCGGCTTGAACCCATCGCCAACCCCACATGGACCCGCTCGCTGGGCCTGCCAGCGCTGGCGCTTTTCGCCACGGTGGTCGTCGCCTCACTGCTGGCCATGGTCGCCGGCGCACAGCCGTTTTCGGTGCTGGGGCTGATCGTCAAAGGCGCCTTTGGCTCGAAATTCGCCACGTTGGAAACCCTCAACCGCGCCACACCGCTGATCTTCACCGGCCTCGCCGTCGCCGTCGCCTTCCGCGCCAAACTTTGGAACATCGGGGCCGAAGCGCAGCTTTACATGGGCGCAGTGGTGACTGTGGTGCTGGGCACTGGCGCGCTGGCATGGCCCGCCTTTGCGCTGCTGCCCACCATTGCCGTGGCTGCCATGCTCGGCGGCGCGCTGGTGCTGCTGGTGCCGACCTTTCTGAAAACCCGTTTCGGCGTGGATGAAGTTGTCACCACACTGCTTCTGAATTTTGTCGTGCTGCTCTGGGTCTCGATGCTGCTCGAAGGGTCACTGAAAGACCCGATGGGCCTCGGCTGGCCTAAATCCGCGCGGCTGATCGGGGAAGCGCGCCTGCCGCGCATGATCGACGGGCTGCGGCTGCATTGGGGCTTCGGCCTCGCGCTGATCTCGGCCATTGTCGTTTGGGTGATCCAGCGCCGCACCACCTTGGGCTACGAGATGCGCGCCGTGGGGCTGAACCCGGCGGCGGCGCGGTTTGCGGGCATTCCAGTGAACCGGGTGCTGATTAAAACCGCGCTCCTTTCCGGTGGACTTGCCGCCCTCGCAGGCTTTTCCGAGGTCGCGGGGCTGAAAGGCAGCCTCACATTGGATATCTCCCCCGGCTTTGGCTACACCGGCATCATCGTCGCCATGCTGGCGCTGTTGAACCCGCTGGGCGTGGTGGTGGCCGCCCTCTTTGTCGCGGGCATTTTTGTCGGCGCAGACAGCATGAGCCGCGCCGCCGGGGTGCCGACCTATCTCGCCGACATCATGCTGGCACTGGCGCTCTTGGCGATGGTGCTGGCGATCATGCTCACGAAATTCCGGGTGAGGCGCGACTGA
- a CDS encoding ABC transporter ATP-binding protein, with protein MTDPKSEAQVVLRLDNITKRFGKLTANDAISFDLRQGEVIALLGENGAGKTTLMNILFGHYTPDEGFVEVFGQRLPAGNPRAALAAGVGMVHQHFTLADNMTVLENIVLGTRSLWRPGFGRAQARQRIVTLMDDYGLRVDPDAQVGSLSVGERQRVEILKALYREARILILDEPTAVLTPQETDDLFATMRKAVALGLSVIFISHKLHEVMAISSRVVVLRHGKLVAEAKTAETDRAAMAQMMVGSEVAAPIVRRADPGAALVTLAGVSTPDIGSAPGLKNVDLELRAGQITGLAGVSGNGQTALADLIGGLLRPASGTFHVKGDAPRGWSPHAAISAGIARIPEDRHKTGTIADFDLTENAVLELYSRPGFSRHGWMNWRAARDFAAKIIKGYDVRCPGPETRIRLLSGGNMQKLILGRVLETAPAVVLANQPVRGLDIGALTYVHEQLLAARDRGAAVLLISEDLDEVTALSDVIHVISEGRLSPPFARGALTPAELGVWMAGDGFEEAPHAA; from the coding sequence ATGACCGATCCAAAATCCGAGGCGCAGGTTGTCCTGCGCCTCGACAACATTACCAAGCGATTTGGCAAGCTCACCGCCAATGACGCGATCAGCTTTGATCTGCGGCAGGGCGAAGTCATTGCCCTGCTGGGCGAAAACGGCGCGGGCAAGACCACGCTGATGAATATCCTGTTCGGCCATTACACGCCGGACGAAGGATTTGTCGAAGTCTTCGGCCAGCGTTTGCCTGCCGGAAACCCGCGTGCTGCGCTGGCCGCGGGCGTGGGCATGGTGCACCAGCACTTCACGCTGGCCGACAATATGACCGTGCTGGAAAACATCGTGCTCGGCACCCGCTCGCTCTGGCGGCCCGGCTTTGGGCGCGCGCAGGCGCGGCAGCGGATTGTCACGCTGATGGACGACTACGGTCTGCGGGTGGATCCGGACGCGCAGGTCGGCAGCCTCAGCGTTGGTGAGCGCCAGCGGGTCGAAATCCTCAAGGCGCTCTACCGCGAGGCGCGTATCCTCATTTTGGACGAGCCGACCGCCGTTCTCACCCCGCAAGAGACCGACGACCTTTTTGCCACCATGCGCAAGGCCGTGGCGCTTGGCCTCTCGGTGATCTTCATCTCGCACAAGCTGCATGAGGTCATGGCGATCTCGTCCCGCGTCGTCGTGCTGCGCCACGGCAAGCTGGTGGCTGAGGCCAAGACTGCCGAGACCGACCGCGCCGCGATGGCGCAGATGATGGTCGGATCGGAGGTCGCCGCTCCGATCGTGCGCCGCGCCGATCCGGGTGCCGCGCTGGTCACGCTCGCAGGCGTCTCCACGCCCGACATCGGCTCTGCTCCGGGGTTGAAAAACGTGGACCTCGAACTGCGCGCAGGCCAGATCACCGGGCTGGCCGGGGTCTCCGGCAATGGCCAAACCGCCCTTGCCGACCTCATCGGCGGGCTGCTGCGCCCGGCTTCCGGTACGTTTCACGTGAAAGGCGACGCGCCCCGCGGCTGGTCGCCCCATGCCGCGATCAGCGCAGGCATCGCCCGCATCCCCGAAGACCGCCACAAAACCGGCACCATCGCCGATTTCGACCTCACCGAAAACGCGGTGCTCGAACTCTATTCCCGCCCCGGTTTCTCCCGCCACGGCTGGATGAACTGGCGCGCCGCCAGGGATTTCGCCGCCAAGATCATCAAGGGTTACGACGTGCGCTGCCCCGGTCCCGAAACGCGCATCCGCCTTCTGTCCGGCGGGAACATGCAAAAGCTGATCCTTGGTCGCGTGCTGGAGACCGCGCCCGCCGTGGTGCTGGCCAATCAGCCCGTGCGCGGCCTCGACATCGGCGCGCTGACCTACGTCCACGAACAACTGCTCGCCGCCCGCGATCGGGGGGCGGCGGTGCTGCTGATCTCTGAAGACCTTGACGAGGTCACGGCGCTGTCGGATGTAATCCATGTGATCTCCGAAGGCCGCCTCTCGCCCCCCTTCGCCCGTGGCGCGCTGACGCCCGCCGAGCTTGGCGTATGGATGGCAGGCGACGGATTTGAGGAGGCCCCCCATGCGGCTTGA